From Rhododendron vialii isolate Sample 1 chromosome 10a, ASM3025357v1, the proteins below share one genomic window:
- the LOC131302936 gene encoding uncharacterized protein LOC131302936 gives MMNDLGFYAMHLKEIWDGVTLCNLTVQSTLSSQVIEAQQHNEEAEGLRAKFLSGNAQERWMIHANQGLHYQGKLFIPVSCREEILREFHHSPLAIHPRGTKIYHNLHRQFWWSGIKRDVVIVVSKCLTCQKVKAEHQRPTRELQPY, from the coding sequence ATGATGAATGATTTGGGCTTCTATGCCATGCACCTTAAGGAAATTTGGGATGGAGTTACCTTGTGTAATTTGACCGTTCAATCTACTCTATCGAGCCAAGTCATTGAAGCGCAACAACACAATGAGGAAGCAGAAGGGCTTCGTGCCAAGTTCCTTAGTGGAAATGCTCAAGAAAGGTGGATGATTCACGCCAACCAAGGCTTACATTATCAAGGGAAGTTGTTCATACCCGTTTCGTGTCGAGAGGAAATCTTGCGAGAGTTCCATCATTCTCCGTTAGCTATTCATCCGAGAGGAACGAAAATATATCACAATTTGCataggcaattttggtggtccggaataAAGAGGGATGTCGTTATTGTCGTATCCAAGTGCCTCACGTGCCAaaaagtgaaagccgaacatcaacgacccacAAGAGAGTTACAACCTTACTAG